The Argiope bruennichi chromosome 5, qqArgBrue1.1, whole genome shotgun sequence genome segment ATTTATTGACTGCGCTCGTTCAACTCTGAATCTTGGCAACGATGAAGATAAACCCACGCTTTGTGAGTATGATTCCTATACTTTTCATCTAACTCCACTAAATGAAAATCTAACAAGATGTAAGATGCAAGATGCAAGATCATGATGGTGCAAGATGTAAGATCTAACAAAATCTAATAAGATGAAAATCTAACATCCACTAAATGAAAATCTAAGCAGCGCCTTTCATCGATGAAACATATCTTAATGTTGGTAATTGAATCATTCATGGAACACTAATCACTAAAGATTTGTTTTGCTGGCTAATGTTGTTTCAAGCTTTCAACAtttaattacatacaaatttctaaaatagtttttaatgaaaatgtttatgttatttttcatttaggtAACCATTTAAAGAAACAGTTTGACTGCCTCAAAGGAAAAGCAGCCAGCTGTGGAATGAGCTTCACCAAAGAAGCTGAAAACGTCAGCGAAATACTAAAACAAATGTGCACAAAAGGGAATGCCATAAACACAGGTACAATATATCAATGTCGTTTATtgttaaactaaaatttggatcagaattattttaaaaagttttataatttaaatctttacacAGGTGTTTCCAGAAATTTCTTGCTCTCTAAATGTGAAAGtaatgaatactttaaaatactttaatcgGTTGAATAGTTTGATAGTGACTGTTGGTTATATTGATTACAAATGGATCATCACTCAAATGTTTCCTTTAGTTTGCGATTAAATTGGGCgttgaatatataaaaagtaaccAACTATATTAAAATGGCTGCTGataataccaaaattaaatttattcccaaatcttttcattttttgacCCAGCATGTTTCTCACCAGTTTCGAAGATAAGTCATTTCAAGAGCAAGTACATCGGTTAGTTGGACTACATAATTCAAGTCAGATACGCTTCGGAGCTGAAAAGGGATGCAATGTCATAATATCGCTTGACATACACTGCAATAAAATATCCAGACGCATGCATAGTTATTTTTCTAATGTGATCTTTGAGATGACATTAGTTGTTTTCAATTAGTTGTTTGCACGCAATGAACTGAAaccaattaaaatttccaaaaaattcgtTCTGAGAtcactaatttttattacattagctGCTTCCGGGGAAGAACTATTCACTCATCATATtagttttacttaatttaatcatGTCTACCACTATGTAAGatgccgcggtggcctggtggtaaggtctcggcttcggaaccggagggtttcaggttcgagatccaattccaccgaagaaccgtcgtgtaagggggtctgttgcacgttaaatccgttctgaccaaacgccctcccgttggtgtggtgtggtgtggagagggggctgccagctcaggtgtcgtcctcgtcatctaatcgCGGTTcgaaattacaaggtccgtcccaaaatagccctagtattgcttcaaacgggatgttaatataactaaactaaaccactACGTAAGTCTATGTCTGCCAagattttattgattcttttttcccATAAATAATGCACAGTGAAATAGTCTTTTTGAGATTTCATAAAAAGGATGTATGGTGTAAAACAGTGATTATTGATGTCATAGttagaaatcataaaatttcataaaaaataaaaaattagtaaaatcgaACCAGTGCTTGGGGCTATAAGTTTgggtttttttagtttttccagTTGCTAAAATATATAGATTCTCAGAACTAAAAATGTTATCTCAATTAAATCAAATCTCAATTAATCTTTATCTCAATTTCTAATTAATGGTTGGCGAcagagaaaattttggaaatttcaacCAATTACTgtcgaaattcataaaaaataccattcagatttatttttttctttaacacttCAAATATTTGCTAGCCAAATAacttttgttttgtaataatttgatacccccccccaaaaaaaaatcccaatgtcattatttttttatagatttttggcAAATTTAGAATCATTATTGAGATTGTTTAATGCTTCagattattaatgatttataatcCTACATTTGGAGgtaagcatttaaatatattttaaccaataaaaatgttttgaacaaataccataaaaatttatAGCTTAAACTACAAACTTAAATTCACATTAATACtgtcatgaattaaaaaatatatcacactttttttgtcaatactttttataatctataattttaaaaataaaataactttagaaaattacaaaaaaaaaaatgatttaattgttACCTTGAAATGTATTGTAATATCTAACTTTTAAAACATACTTTCCTGAAATTGATAGTCAAAAATCAAACTCAAACTTCAAAATCAGACTTTCAAGAGAAACAAGAGGGAGAAAGTGAAATAGaatcttaatacatttttcaaaaagattgttTACTATCAGCATAATCATAAACTCTctaattcgaatttatttctgttttcttttatttattggcaatttgtttatttagaactgaatatttatttatttatttaaagaaaatacacactagataaaaaattaaaagtgactTGGATATCTaatgtaaaatatcttaaatgataATACTTTAAGATTGAttcgaattcttaaaaaaaataaaattttatataaatatttataaaataatataatttataaattattcttatatataataacgataaaatacacacaaaaacaTATTGAATATCTCTCCAATTTGCGCGAATATAAATCAAGGAGCCAAAACAATGAGAAGTATTACtgtaaaagatatttagaaagtttgtaacaattttttcaaaagtagagaaaaaaatgcatgaaaataaaatttgtatcattaaaaaaattaattttttaattttaaagtagtgaaaaaaaaattttttatgcatttataagctcctaaattattgaaaaattaaaatttcaacaaaatattaattacatttaataaaaattttaaaaaatctttcttaataagCACCTGCTACCTAAGAGGCAACCAtctgtcaaatttggtagttctaagcCCAACGATCTGTCCTGTAGAATGATTTGCACATTTTGTAATTATACATATCGCATCAGACAGTTTGCCGATAGTATGACAACCTATAAATATAACCATGATAAAATTTCCGGTTATAAAGAGACAATCacaaaataaacacaaaacaaacaaataataaaagttataaccaatgaatcttaaaaatagtaatgaatgtaatatgaatttaaaagatgaatgcattcaatcttaaaaacattaaaaagctcTTAATTCAAAAGTTCCaaatatttaagcttaaaaataccAATACTATACCAAAATaccaaaagaatataaaattcttcgaaaacttggagaataattttataaaatttactagcTAAATACTCGAAAATATTCGCGATTAAAATACTTACGTACATGTcccatatttttaatgaaagaaatgcctttagataaaaatgttataatacacAATATCGtctggaatatattttatttaaaatgagaatatcaattgaatcagacgatttttaaaatccATCGTAAGTATTTGTTTTGGAAGTGTTTCCAAtattaaataatggaatatttaaattcaatattgtcaataaatattgaattataagaaagattattgatttaattgatgattaattataagaaagaatgaaagattttaatgaacGTTTTGAGACAATCAGATAAATggtcaatttttcattaataaaaagtattaaaattaaccaAATCCATAACTGTGCCTGATATAAATTGTTAGTCGTCtgcttttaatcttatttatttatttatttattttgaattctgctAATGTGTTCTAGTAGCAGTCcttgtttatttttgttcttcaacaataaaaaaatattgttacttaatgtatataaaattaattttggaaaaatatattaaacttggagaaaaaaaatgtatgagattaaaatttatgtaacaggaaactaattttttaaactttaatatggtgtgaaaatagtttttgtgagaatatattttcgaaagatattaacggaatctcttataatttttgattaattgaaattttaagatgattgGAGATTTGAAAAGCTGCAACTTTTAATCTAATTCAATAAACTTTAgaactcatttaaaaaatgttttacaaaaatattttaaaaaatagaagcaTCAAAAATAAAGATAGTTCAGAATCTCATTGTTGGTTAGCAAAGGGATCTATAATTTTCCtacttgatgaaacaataaagTGGTctcaatttaattattacaaattacttttaGATTGAATTTTGAAGGGTTggttaaaattataagaaaaattgtatcTCAATGAAATTAGTAtccttaaaaagataatttattgctctttaagatgatgcaaaaaaaacttttatgtgaTATTTCTgatagaaaatgatgaaaattattttaatttttgctacttaaataagaattaattttattttgaaagatgatAATAGAGCAGTTGACCTTAAATGTATCCTAGACTGCCATGTGCAAATTTCATGTCACTGATTGTTATAAGGGATTCTTGTAGCCACCAGATAATTACATatgttttttgcattatataCTAAATGCAATTGGAATTTAtctatgtaattaaatttttcaagcaCATTCTCAAATAAGCTATGTTATTACATATTCTGGTTGGAGAACAAAATGgatataacattatatattatcGCAATCAATCATACAAttgatgtttttgtttaaaaaaaaaggatataaacaAAAATCTGGGTAAGATctcaatcaaaaaatataaaaaatattgaataataagacaaaaatattaagtGAATGAACATTATTAGTTTTGTAAAATAAGCAGTACACAACAGTTCGCATTTGCTCTAGTCTTCCAATTTCATTCTacaaaactattttcatattaatattattactctTCAAATTTTACCTGAATATAGaagttttgcaaaattattaatagtttctTGTTTGGAAAAATCATAATCAtcctgtttaaaattattaatgtatcattttttaaagaatttgaaagacAGAAGAAGTGTTTCAAGGCAGCTATGGATGAGAAAAAATGCAACGAACCAATTGATAAGATCATGGAAACAGCAGAAACAATCGACGAAATTATAAGCAGTAACAAAGAAGCTTGCAggtaagttatttaaattttagcctGAAGTTTACCAATGGTATGCCAGctgattctttaaaatatattataaagcatattatttaaaGGCTAGCATACTATCAGTAAATTGTTATACGTTTGAGGCAACAATtatgatgcaaaataatttaagacGCTCTAAAGAGCAGATTGTGGTACCtagatctaaaaaaaattggatgtAGTTATTTTGAGTGCTATTACTGTACatgaagttttgtttttattttgttttgtaaggGAATTATGGGAGATTATTGCATTCCCATAGTTTgcatagtgatttttttaaaaaaagacgtgacttagtttagtttaattatattagcgCTTCGTTTGGATGCAACATTagaactattttgggacgaaacttatttttgaattctgCTTAGATGACGAGGGCAGCATCTGAGCAAATATATCCTCTCCACGCTGGTATAATGAAAACACTTTCTTCAAGTTTCCTCATTATACATTCGAGAGAACGTCAGATAGAATATGTATCAGATTCGTATATCTCCTCTTTTATGATTTAGATAAAAGCATGGATGCATTAACCTGATACCCATTACtgtggaaatttattaaaatttcgaaaacgaACCTTTTtgagattacaatactttttttttttgtgcaccttatgcacgagaaagtaaaaatattaggTTTTTCGGAAAgcaatttcgcttttttttatgaagatgaaagacaattttcttatagtgaataaatattttactgaattatatatatcCATTCTGGtcaaatacttttttgttatgtatctggcaacagcatggttgctcaaaatattttactatcaaaaaactgatttttgaCTTCCTCAATTGAAGTAAAGACTTTACCATCCAAAAATTTTGTAGAGACCAGAAAAGATAATAATGAGAAGGTGTCAGATCTGGAGAACATAGTGGGTGTAGCAATATATACCATCAACGTTGTAAAAGCTTTTTTCGAGTAGCCAAACTTGTATGAGGTCTCAGATTATCTTGGTGGAACACTACACTTTTTCTATTGATAAATTCTGACCATTTCTGTTTAAGTGAATCATTCATTATGTCCATCTGATGACAGCACACTTCAGAATTGATTGTGGTGTTGTTCGGTTGAATATTGAATTCCTTTAAAATCCCATCAAACAAATAGCCCCAacttttttttgatgaatattgaCTTTCTGAAGGCTTTTTTAGAGAACCTGGTGCAACTTCAACATCAAAATTGCCGAATCGAAATTTTGCAAAGCAGTTTTAGTCACTGGCATTCTGTCAATACATCTTCTTCATacacattgaataatttttttttcttgcttgagCAGCATTTTTTCGTtttcgatagaaaaaaaataaaatatgccaaaaatgctgcttttcaatttcatatttgaaaggGTACCAACCAGAAAATATTGCGTAGAATCAATCGAACTTTTTCACAAGCAAGTCTTGCTATAtcaactatcaaaatttaataatgaagtgTGAAGCTGgctatgaaaaattacaattaagtcCTCTGTTGGTAAAAAACGAAATTACTTTCCGAACGACCTAATACATTCaacagtttgaaattaatttagattcaaGACATATCCTTGATTTAAGTGTAAGATTTGAGCTGAAATATTTGCGCAAAAATAGCAGagtaatgaaaacatttttgcaGAGTGTTTCATACTCTTTTGCTAAAGTTCATGATTTCTCTTTTCAGGCAGATAAATACTTATTCTAAATGCATAGTCGAAAGTGTAGAAAGAAGGTGTGGTGGACccaatcaaaaattcttttccagTCTATTCGATCCCATGATGAAATTCGGCAAAGCCGTGTGCGAGCAACTCGTGGCTCCAGTGGATGAGAAGAtggatgaatataaaaatgtggGACTGCTCAGCCCTTATGCGATCATACCATCGTTCTTTATTTATGCTTAGACAAATCTGAAaggctataaataaaataattcggaGGAATCTAATAGAagattgtaaatgaaataaatcagaagattctagtttattttttaaatccttttcttcataaatgcaacatattttttaaaatatgtaaatttaatgtgTGTAGACTgacatattatttatcaatttcgtTAAACACAACGAAAAAAATCGTTTACCATTGGATCTAACGCAACCAAATAAGGCACATAGTTACTCCTTGaccaataaatgttaattaagaaaggaatttaaaaaatttattaatatttttttaaaaaaataatcaaaactttgacaattttctttaataatttagggtcatattattatgcaaaacacatttttacactaatttaaaatttaaaaaataagcatttcataGATGATAATTTTATCTCTgtataacaattttctttaatttaataaacacttcaaaatgttttaagtctaatttttaataacattttttattgttgaagcaactgcatatatatattcattatgactcttttaaacacatttttacgCGTGCGTACATATGTGTGCACCTTATCTCTGCAatataattaagagcaaattctaaaaatataaaatacagatagataaattacttttattgaagGTCTTAATCCCGAATGCTTTGGCAGGGTGGAATCAATAGACTTTTGTGGATACATTTAAaacctgaaatattattttaattatcgttCCATATAAAGTTTCGAAACACCTTtgatattttttagcattttattaaagGCATCAAGTAAGAATTATCACAAATGgattcttataaaatatctttcattcgTGGGACTAAAAAAAGTAGTACCCTATAATCGCAAAATTAAACCTGCTGTAAACTATACGAAAACCATCTTGActcaagttttctttaaaaaatatccaaaattcgaTCAAAACAATTACAATTACCTCTCTACGAACCAGCAATCCCAAATTCAAGGAGAAAAAGACTACATTGAGTGAGAATGTCCAATTGTCAAAATATGCCATGATATTAACGCAATCGATGAAActttaattctcaaaattattttactattaaaggTTCCACGTTTCTATTAACGTTACCAATCTACGTTTTATGTCTACTTTGCAATTATATAAAGCTGAAATCTTTATGTTCGTaaactatattatattaaaaaatgaatagttgcaaagaaataactttattaaaaacctcatatttttgaaagcaactacttttgaacttaaattttcgaatttattcATATACCAAATCTTAATTGAATTAATCAATATGTGATATATCATATAGAATATCCATGAGAGATTGTTACCGTGCGAGAACTTCGTGACCGATACTTCGTTGCCCTTGTCTCATGAATTTTATATCACACTTTCGGAAAGCCACGTACTTTTCTGCACGCTTGTGTACAACTCATAATGTGTAgccagataaataataaaataacacattaacaAGACTGGACATTACAGCGTAATACTTAtcagattgaaattaaattacactATCTGCTTTCTGCGACTGATTGTTTTCCTATCGTATTTATAGCATTAATTCAATAATACTAATCGAATTTGATGAACCACAGAATATCATAACAAAATAAActactatttaaattaatatttacactatTAATACAGAACATAGCTATTTTCTTGACATCTCAATGAGAATTTTAGCCAATTACGAATTctaatttgtatatattgaagCGAAGTTAGAAATACCGAGAAAGACAATgcgtagttaaaaaaaatagattgcccgaaaagataaatattttaatggcattATAAAGTCATAGAAATCACCTCAATTACAAAGGGTCATTGATCAATAAACATAAAAGATGTAAGACTACTAAAATAACCCTATTTATTactatcacaatttgatgctaaAAACACTTAGTAGATTGAATGATGGAAAAgttattcataagaaatttaattcaaattaagctTAACCGATATACCTAGTGAGTTAGCTGATCTTCAATGGCGGCTAATATGCAATATGAGACAAaagactttaattttattaatttctgggtttaaattttttttaaaaaaagaaaggtttttttttcggaaattgaATTTCTAAGTCTGTACAAGAAAAAGTAGCGAAAAAAACAACTAAAAGTAGATgaatataaagtaaaaacaaatatagcaaatattgttgttttgttgttgtttttattgttgtaaagtttttttgttttttttttcaaaaaaaatgtcattaaagtgtaaatttttgtatataacaaTTAGGAGGGAAAAACTGTTAAACATAACCAAAAATGGTTCGAGtaggattattttaatttatctatatttgcatcttattttttgaaacaacacGGCAATTATCTAGGAACCGTCGTTATAATTGTGAATTGTGGTCAAATGAGGAAGTTATTAACTTGTTATGGCTCTATCCTGTCCA includes the following:
- the LOC129969695 gene encoding uncharacterized protein LOC129969695, which translates into the protein MHLLILFATGVLIGSAYCDNECFSSVFIDCARSTLNLGNDEDKPTLCNHLKKQFDCLKGKAASCGMSFTKEAENVSEILKQMCTKGNAINTEFERQKKCFKAAMDEKKCNEPIDKIMETAETIDEIISSNKEACRQINTYSKCIVESVERRCGGPNQKFFSSLFDPMMKFGKAVCEQLVAPVDEKMDEYKNVGLLSPYAIIPSFFIYA